tttaaattttaatagggctatttattaaaatagatAAAGCTTATTGTtcatattcttgaaaacaacGCCGTAAAGCATGTttcttctaaaaaaaattaatcatattaatttttcacgaagatatatattttttctaacaTATTGATAAGCGTTATGGTTTAGAATATTGTTAAGGTTATCTATTAAATCAAACGAAACTTAATAGCTTCAGGTgttcaaatttgaaattacGACTCCATGGAATTCCCTTTCCTTTTGCCCTAAAGCGATAAAACCTCCTatgccattcccattcccattcacCTTTGCCCTTTGCCCTGTCATGACCTCTGAGGTGTGACACAGTTTTCCGATCCAAGTTGTGAGTTTCAGCGCTGCTTTGTTGATTCCCAATTAGCATGGCACTTTGCCATTCTAGATCTTTTCAGCATGTAGATGATGTGGCTGGAGGAGAATTCCTCTGACGATGATGAGTGTATTTACTGATGGGTGTACTCGAATCCCATGTGAGTGTTCGTTTGCTGGGCTCGGTTCGTATAACAATTAGCATTGCAATGCTAATATTGAACACAACGCTAAAGGGGGCTCAGAGTTTGCACTGAGAAATTGACAACTGAGACCTAGATAAATGATTTCGTGCATCCTGTTTAAACAATTTGCCAAAGCGAATCAAGTCGTGAAATGCTCGGAGAAAACAATTGGTCAATATCAGAAAGATATTTATAATGATAAACAATTTTGGTTGTATTTAAGAAAGGAAAAAAGTGGTAaccgaaatttaaaataggcATTTGCCtggttaatttaattaaaaacctaatGAAgacatacaaattaatttcttctttgtttttaCACCTTTGGTCAAGATAATTgtgcattaaaaattttcaatcttatttttttagcaaataaattttccgCAGTGCTTTGGTGAATGGTTTTCTGAGTGATTTTTTGTTCCTAGAACCGCATATAAAAAGGGTGGGATAGCACTTCGCGCTTATTGGGTTTTTTTCGCATTAACAAAAGGTGCCTCAGCTGCATGGAAATTTGCAGTCATTACGGCTGTGATTGTCAATTACCTTCCTCCCACTTTTTACCCTCTTCACTAAGCGTTTCAAATGCACGCCATAaacggtgggcgtggccgagTGAGTGCCTCCGCCTCCAAAATGCCGCCACTGTTTCCacgttgtgtgtgtgtgtgtgtgtgtttgtggtgGAGGCAACTTTCACTTTCTCCGCCGTGTGGTGGCTGCATTTCAAAAATAGCCACTACTGCCACATGGTGCATTATTCTGCCttgggtttttttgttttgtttttgccatttgccacTTGCAGCTGCCACTGAAACTGcatctcctcctcctcctccaccaccAATCCTCTAACGAATTGCATGTGCGTGCTCTTGGGGATGTGGCCACTCGGAAAACTGGGCACCACTTGAGTGGTGTTTgccacacacaaaaaaacatcACGTACTGCTACTGCCACTCGCCTTAATCCGGCAAATGCCAAGTTGATATTTTAATAGGATTAAAAcagtataaattaaaaaggcaTCGCCCaattttaaaacgattttttcGTTCACTGGTTTAGTGTTTCACAACTACTTgattttcttgtatttttaaagaattaaaatggCTTTAAATAGGGGGGAAAATAGCTATGAATagaagaataaatatttatgcatgcGAACTATTTCAACACTAATATAATATCTATAAATGATATTAATTCAAGACTTATTTAAGATAGTGGgtaatgataattttaaatgtgccaATTACGGTTTGGTAAGACTATTTACAGAAAGGTAACTTGatatcaaacaatattttaagcctgtttctttttttacccAAGACAATTCATCTAGGTATcagttaattattttcttcctGTGTAACGGTGGTCTTTCTGTTTAGAGGTGGCTCGAAAAGTCGTGTAAGGTCAGACAACCTCCTGTTGCTTTTTCGTGacgcagttgcagttgcagcttCACAGACCATTTAGCCGCCGGCGGAAGTCGTCCTCAGCTGCTCTCAACTCTGCTGCCATGTTGGTTACGGGTCACCCGTTCGTGGAGGAGTTACTATACTCCACTTCACTTCACTCCAGCCCAATCCCTTCCTCCTCTTgtattcaattcaattcactTCGATCCACTTCACTGGGGGTTCCACTTAAGTGAGAGTTGATTGTTTTCTGGTAAGACACTCAACGACTTCCGGTTTTTCTCCTCCACTATTTTCCTTTTGTCGTGGACATCTAGTTTCTGTTCTCCAATTGAGCCGCAATTGCATTAGAAGCGCGGTAATGGTCGCGTTTGGATGACAAAGGACTACATTCGGAATGCCATTAGGCAGCAATCAGCAGCTTCTAGAATTTTCGTTGCTTGTACCACATTAGTTTGCCGGTTATGATACCTCTTTAAGTATTGTGAGTGTATTTGTCGGCTTTAATCATTTAAAGTTTcgaatattttataacaacATAACAATAACGAGGTATTTGTTGGTTTTCATCATATAAAgttatattacaaaatttaaattaaattatattatattaatactTCAATACTTCATTTTAGTCATTTAAagtcaaaaattaattctttaacATAATAAGCACGCAAATTTCTTTAGACAAGATGATTTCAATCGCTTTAAAGAAATTCGTTAACGTAATAAGAACTCGAATTCTTTAGAACAACAACGGTTAGAGTTGATGAAGCCTGGGTAATCgtattgttaatattttcaagAGTACGGGGTATCTTATAATCGTTACACCGGCTCCACTTgttctaacaatttttttccgTTCGGCAACCGGTTAACCAGATACCAACAACCTACAACTAACAACCAACTAGCAACTGAAGCCAGCGAAGCGTTCATGTGAAACGTCCAGCTTCTGCTTCCCCTTGCAATGCATATTTGGCTCTTGGCtctcttttgccacttttgccacttttggtgatttgctgttttgctgttttgttgcttctctgctgttgctgtggccaagttgttgctgttgtgtaCTCGTTTCGTTCGGGAAATTCGTGAAAAACCGAAATAAGCCGTCGGTGTGAGGCGAATTTGCTGGAAAACTCTCCaaaaccaacagcaacagcaacaacaacagagcGAGCGCCTCCTCTTCGGCTACTGTTTTAATGGGTTTCATTTTTCATGCCGTTCTGAGCACTCCAAAGTGCTCCAATTGCTTTCGGCCCCAAGGCCAGCGCAATTAATTTGCGCAATTAACTGAAATTGAACGCCCATTTGACGGGTCATTCTGGTGGGTACAAGTGGGTCAGGCAAACCACCACCAACCATCAACACCACCTCACAAGAAATGGGCGATAAAGTGGGGACAAATCTTGAGCAATTTCCAAAATAGAAACGAATTACTTTGAGGCATTAGGCGGTGGCTAGccatcaataaaattataaatttaattagaaaacaaATGGTAGACACACAAaattacacaatttttttttaattatagacTTGAAATTAAGCTTACAATTCTTAATGTGATTACTTTCCTTTTAACTTTATagtactttaatattttgagtCTTTCTTAATCATTAATCCCCCGAACTAAAgttagttaataaaataaaataataaagttattttcccttttaataataaaaatgtgatTTCCTTAATTTTGCAGACGCGGCTTAACGCCACCACATCGGGTGAAATCCATATCGATGGCCACATTCACACAGGACGAGATCGACTTCCTGCGCACCCATGGCAACGAGCTGTGTGCGAAAACCTGGCTGGGATTGTGGGATCCCAAGCGTGCTGTGCACCAGCAGGAACAGCGTGAGCTGATGATGGACAAGTACGAACGCAAGCGGTACTATCTGGAGCCGGCCAGTCCGCTTAAGTCGCTGGCCAATGCGGTAAACCTGAACAAGTCTGCTCCGATGACAACGACAAATCACATTCAGAATGGTGTCCACCATAGCAATAATGGCTATGCCAGCATTCATTTGACACCGCCTGCTGCCCAGCGAACATCGGCCAATGGCTTGCAAAAGTTGGCTAACTCATCGTCCTCTGGAAATTCCTCCTCTTCAATCAGTCGgccacatcatcatcatcatcatcatcagcaacagcagcagcagcagcagaataGCCAAAATAACAATCACGATGCATTTGGTCTGGGTGGAGGGCTGAGCAGCCTTAACAGTGCAGGTTCCACATCCACGGGAGCTCTTTCGGACACCAGCAGTTGCGCCAGCAATGGCTTCGGTGCGGATTCCGATTTTGTGGCTGACTTTGGCTCGGCCAACATTTTCGATGCCACGTCTGCACGGTCGTCAGGATCGCCGGCCGTGTCCTCCGTCTCCTCGGTGGGATCCAGCAATGGCTATGCCAAGGTGCAGCCACTCCGGGCAGCTCAtctccagcagcaacagcaacaacaactgcagcaacagcagcagcagcagcatcttCTCAATGGCAAtggtcatcatcatcatcatcagaaCACTGAGAACTTTGCCGACTTTGATCACGCACCCATCTTCAATGCAGTGGGTAAGTTTCCATTTTGTTAGGCTTGGCTTTTCTTTCCATTCGATTCGTTTTCATCAAATGAGTTctgtaatattttgtttgaatcTCCCTTCAGTTGATTGAGCGCTAAAGATGT
The genomic region above belongs to Drosophila gunungcola strain Sukarami chromosome 2L unlocalized genomic scaffold, Dgunungcola_SK_2 000037F, whole genome shotgun sequence and contains:
- the LOC128253476 gene encoding arf-GAP domain and FG repeat-containing protein 1 isoform X3, which translates into the protein MAVVRKKQDDKYLLALRELVASGSGGNRQCFDCGQKGPTYVNMTIGSFVCTRCSGVLRGLTPPHRVKSISMATFTQDEIDFLRTHGNELCAKTWLGLWDPKRAVHQQEQRELMMDKYERKRYYLEPASPLKSLANAVNLNKSAPMTTTNHIQNGVHHSNNGYASIHLTPPAAQRTSANGLQKLANSSSSGNSSSSISRPHHHHHHHQQQQQQQQNSQNNNHDAFGLGGGLSSLNSAGSTSTGALSDTSSCASNGFGADSDFVADFGSANIFDATSARSSGSPAVSSVSSVGSSNGYAKVQPLRAAHLQQQQQQQLQQQQQQQHLLNGNGHHHHHQNTENFADFDHAPIFNAVGAPLQNGHATSPPKSGSAAMAPSEDRYAALKDLDEQLRELKASESVTEAPTPTNGNGQDANAFAGALNNNPNPNPFKSQQQQQQQLSSHVVNPFQQQQQHQNLYGQLTLIPNAYGSSPQQQMGQHLLHQQHHQQQSFFNFNNNNGFAISQGLPNGCGFGSMQPAPVMANNPFAASGAMNTNNPFL